One Candidatus Methylacidiphilales bacterium DNA segment encodes these proteins:
- a CDS encoding rod shape-determining protein: protein MINRLLGLFSSDIGIDLGTANTLIYVKDRGIVLREPSVVAVQQGTRRVLAVGDEAKRMLGRTPGNIVSIRPLKDGVISDFEITEEMLKQFIRKVHRKGRLLAPRPRVVIAVPSGITEVEKRAVRESAYHAGARYVNLIEEPMAAAIGVGLPVQEAAGNMIVDIGGGTTEVAIISLAGIVFSRSIRVAGDELDESVTNYMKRAYNLVIGERTAEEIKIKIGSAYPLEKETSIEVKGRDLVAGLPKTLTVTSQEVREALLDPISTIVESVRISLERCPPELSADLVERGIVLAGGGALLRGLDRLIAEETGLPVYVAEDPLSAVAEGTGKVLQELDFLTKLTSPDLRS, encoded by the coding sequence ATGATTAATAGATTATTAGGACTGTTTTCCAGCGACATCGGAATTGATTTAGGAACGGCGAATACTTTGATTTATGTCAAGGATCGCGGGATTGTTTTGCGCGAGCCCTCGGTAGTGGCTGTGCAACAGGGCACCCGGAGGGTGTTGGCGGTGGGTGATGAAGCCAAGCGCATGCTCGGCCGTACCCCTGGCAACATTGTGTCGATACGGCCTTTGAAGGACGGGGTTATTTCCGACTTTGAAATCACCGAGGAGATGCTCAAGCAATTTATCCGCAAGGTACACCGCAAGGGCCGTTTGCTGGCTCCGCGTCCCCGGGTGGTGATTGCGGTTCCGTCCGGGATCACCGAGGTTGAAAAACGCGCGGTGCGGGAATCCGCATATCATGCGGGCGCGCGTTATGTAAACCTTATTGAAGAGCCGATGGCGGCGGCGATCGGGGTTGGGCTGCCCGTCCAGGAAGCGGCCGGCAACATGATAGTCGATATCGGCGGCGGCACGACGGAAGTGGCCATCATTTCATTGGCGGGGATTGTGTTCAGCCGGAGTATCCGGGTGGCGGGAGATGAATTGGATGAAAGCGTCACCAATTACATGAAGCGCGCCTATAATCTCGTCATTGGGGAAAGAACGGCGGAAGAGATCAAAATTAAAATCGGTTCGGCTTACCCGTTGGAAAAGGAAACCAGCATTGAGGTCAAGGGGCGCGATCTGGTGGCCGGGTTGCCGAAGACCCTGACCGTTACGTCGCAGGAAGTGCGGGAAGCCTTGTTGGATCCGATTTCCACGATTGTGGAATCCGTCCGAATCAGCCTGGAGCGTTGCCCTCCCGAGCTTTCCGCCGATCTGGTGGAACGCGGCATTGTGCTGGCAGGCGGCGGGGCTTTGCTTCGCGGGTTGGACCGTCTCATCGCGGAAGAAACAGGTTTGCCGGTATATGTGGCCGAGGATCCGCTGAGCGCGGTGGCCGAAGGCACGGGCAAGGTTTTGCAGGAACTGGATTTCCTTACGAAGCTGACGTCGCCCGACCTGCGGTCCTAG
- the mreC gene encoding rod shape-determining protein MreC has protein sequence MSRPILFIACFLVIALAIAGFFLPDSIRPKLEKISIEATSPVWRSLDWIKDKYVNIRAGFQTAQELRSQNHKLTTENAGLQTENAILRSLKEENGRLREMIGFKDDSNFQLLPARVIQRDPSNWWNVVIINRGWEGNPALASDQPVVSARGVVGKTGAVGRYASRVILLVDENCKISAVTETSHARGIVVGATSLSAGDPLCHITFVGRDSEFAVGERVFTTGLGGAFPPNLLIGTVKEAPPLAADKNFGLYRDGVIEPTVDLNNLEEVFVVTGVK, from the coding sequence ATGTCCCGACCTATTTTATTTATTGCCTGTTTTCTTGTCATTGCGCTGGCCATTGCCGGTTTTTTTCTGCCTGACTCCATCCGGCCGAAGCTGGAAAAAATTTCCATCGAAGCGACTTCACCGGTGTGGCGGAGCCTGGATTGGATCAAGGACAAATATGTGAACATCCGCGCCGGCTTTCAAACCGCACAGGAACTCCGTTCGCAGAACCACAAGCTGACGACTGAAAATGCGGGGTTGCAGACCGAGAATGCGATTCTGAGGAGTTTGAAGGAGGAGAACGGGCGGCTGCGGGAGATGATAGGCTTTAAGGACGATTCAAATTTTCAACTCCTGCCTGCCCGGGTCATCCAGCGCGATCCTTCCAACTGGTGGAATGTGGTGATAATCAATCGTGGCTGGGAAGGCAACCCGGCCCTGGCTTCCGATCAGCCGGTTGTTTCTGCGCGCGGCGTGGTGGGCAAAACAGGGGCGGTCGGGAGATATGCCTCCCGGGTGATTTTGTTGGTGGATGAAAACTGCAAAATTTCCGCTGTCACGGAAACCAGCCATGCCCGCGGGATTGTGGTGGGCGCCACTTCGCTCAGTGCGGGAGATCCGCTTTGCCACATCACATTTGTGGGCCGGGATTCCGAGTTTGCGGTCGGCGAACGGGTGTTTACGACGGGATTGGGGGGTGCATTTCCTCCCAATTTATTGATTGGCACGGTCAAGGAAGCGCCTCCTCTGGCGGCAGACAAAAATTTCGGCCTCTACCGCGATGGTGTGATTGAACCGACCGTTGACCTGAACAATCTTGAAGAAGTGTTCGTTGTCACGGGAGTCAAGTAA